The Cloacibacillus sp. An23 genomic sequence ACGCGCGCCAGTTCCTCGGAATGTCCGACAAGCCCGACGTAGACGACATAACGGGCCTTTCTCCGGCGATCTCCATAGAACAGAAGGGTACGGGACACAACCCGCGCTCGACGGTGGGCACCGTCACGGAGATATACGACTATCTGCGCCTTCTCTTCGGGCGCGCCGGCACGCCGCACTGCCCAAAATGCGGGCGTGAGGTGCACCGTTACAGTGTAGACGAGATAATAGACCTGATATTCAAAGAATATGACGGGAAGCCGCTTGAGATATACTCTCCGGTCGTGAAAGGCAAGAAGGGCGAATACAGGAACCTTCTGCTCAAGCTGCACCAGCAGGGCTACATGCGCGCGCGCATAGACGGGACGCTCTACTGGCTCGAAGAGGCCGTCGAACTCGACAAAAAGCGCCGCCACACTATAGAGTGCCTTATCGACCGCATGAAGGTGCGCGAGGACAACCGGCTGCGCCTCAGCGAAGCCGTGGAGATGGCGCTCAAACTTTCGGACGGCTTCGTGCTGCTTGTATCGGATGGTATGCCGGACAACGAGCTGACGGAAAAGTACGTTTGTCCGGTATGCGAGATAAGTCTGCCGGATATAGAGCCGCGCCTGTTTTCCTTCAACGCGCCTGTAGGAGCCTGCCCTGACTGCGGCGGCCTCGGCTTTCACATGCACTTCTCGCCGGAGCTGGCGGTCAACCCCGAACTGCCGCTCGCGGAGGGAGGCTTCATTCCGTGGAAGGCGATGAAGCACATGATCCAGAAGGCGGAGAAGCTCGCAGAGAAAAAAGGCTGGGACATCAGCAAGCCGTTCGGCGAGCTTCCGCGCGAGGCGCAGGAGGCCCTGCTTTACGGTTCGGACGAGGTGCTTCCTCTCGTCTTCACGGACCGCCACGGTGATTGGGAATACAACGGCAAGTATATCGGGCTCATCCCGTGGATAGAAAAACGCTATAACGAGACGGAATCCGAAAACTATAAAGAAGAACTGGACCGTTACCGTGTTGAGGACGTATGCGCGACCTGCAAGGGCGCGCGCCTCAAGCCGGAGGCGCTGGCTGTGACGCTCGGCGGGTACAACATCCGCCAGCTTACGGAAATGCCTGTGGACGAGCTGATAAAGGTGCTCGACGGCCTCGTGCTCGGCGAGCGCGAGCAGAAGATAGTCGGCGTCGCGCTCATAGAGGTGCGCAAGCGCCTCGCATTTCTCAACGACGTAGGGGCGGGCTATCTCAGCCTGTCGCGCCGCGCGGACACACTCTCCGGCGGCGAAAGCCAGAGAATACGCCTCGCCTCGCAGATCGGCTCGCAGCTCACCGGCGTCCTCTACGTACTCGACGAGCCGACGATAGGGCTGCACCCGCGCGATACGAACAGGCTGCTCGACACGCTGCGCGCGATACGCGACATAGGGAACACCGTCCTCGTCGTCGAACACGACCGCGACACGATGGCGGCGGCTGACCATATACTCGAGCTCGGCCCGGGAGCGGGCGAGCGCGGCGGCGAACTGATAGCGGACGGCAGCGCGGAAGAGATAATGAAGGGAAATTCGAGCACCGCGCTCTATCTGCGCGGAGAGGCCGACGGGACGTACATGCCGCATCCGCAGCGGCGGAAGCCCTCGTCGTTCGTCAAGGTGCGCGGCGCGCGCGAAAACAACCTGAAAAAGCTGAACATAGACATCCCGCTCAACACCTTCGCCTGCCTGTCGGGAGTTTCCGGCTCCGGCAAAAGCACACTGCTATACGAGATATTATATAAAGGGCTGCGCGGCAAGTTCGACCGCGATTTCCGCGAGCGTCCCGGCAGATTCGACTCGATAACCGGATACGAGCCGCTGCGCAACATAGTGCTGGTAGACCAGAGCCCGATAGGACGCACGCCGAGGTCGAACCCGGCCACATACACCGGAGTGTTCACATACATCCGCGAATTTTTCTCCGAGCTTCAGGAGTCGAAGCTGCGCGGCTACCAGCCCGGACGCTTCAGCTTCAACGTCAAGGGCGGACGGTGCGAGGCCTGCAACGGCGACGGAGTCATAAAGGTCTCGATGCTTTTCCTGCCCGACGTCTACGTCAAGTGCGACGTCTGCAAGGGAAAGCGCTACAACCGCGAGACGCTCGAGGTCAAGTACAAGGGGCTTTCCATAGCCGACGTGCTGGAGCTGACGGTGGACGAGGCGACGGAATTTTTCGGCGCAGTCCCGCGCATAGCGAACAAGCTCAAAACGATACAGGAAGCTGGGCTAGGCTACATACGCCTCGGCCAGCCAGCGACGACTCTCTCGGGAGGCGAGGCCCAGCGCGTCAAGCTCGCGACCGAGCTCGGCAAAAAATTCCGCGGCAATACGCTGTATTTGCTCGACGAGCCTACGACGGGCCTCCACTACACGGACGTGAAAAAGCTGCTCATCCTTCTGCACAAGCTTGTCGAACAGGGCAACTCCGTGCTTGCAATAGAACACAACCTCGACGTGCTCGCCTCGGCCGATTATATAATGGATCTTGGGCCCGAGGGAGGCAAAGGCGGCGGAAAGCTCATTGCGAAAGGTACGCCGGAAGAGGTCGCCAAGGCGAACGGCCCGACGTCGAAATATCTCGCGCAGTTCCTGGCGGAGATCAGAAAAGGAGCGTAACGATGGAGAAATTCAGAAAAAAGGGCGAAAAGCCGGCGGTGCGCGAAGCCGCGGCGGACGGAGAGCTCTGCTGGGGCCGCAATCCCGTCATATCGCTGCTTGAAGTTTCGCCGGAGCGCTGCATGAAGGTGCTCCTTTCGGAGACGATGCAGCCGCACATAAAAACTAAGATAATCTCCCTTTGCTGCGACAACGGAATAACCTTTCAGAATGTCGCGCAGGCGGCTCTGGACCGTCTGACCGGCGGAGAGAACCATCAGGGTACGGCGGCCTATCTGACGCAGGCGAAGCTTTGGGACGCCGACGAACTCATCGCATCTCTTCCGCCGGCGCCTGAGCCAGTCATGGTGCTGCTCTGCGATCACGTGCAGGACCCGCACAACCTCGGCGCGATGATACGCAGCGCCGAAGCCGCCGGCGCGTCCGCCGTGCTGATACCCAAACGCGGCGGCTGCCTGCCGACCGGCACCGTAGTCAAGACGAGCGCCGGAGCATCGCTCCGCCTGCCGGCAGCGCTTACCGGCAACGTGGCTCAGACAGTGCGTAAGCTTCAGGAGGCCGGATTGTGGGTGACCGGCCTAGACATGGACGGGCGCGACACGCTCTTCCGCGAGGACCTGCCGCCGCGCAGCGCGATAGTCGTAGGCGCGGAGGGAAACGGCCTCGGCACGGCGACCGCGAAAGCCTGCGACGACGTGCGCTACATCCCGATGCTCGGTGCGGCGGGCTCGCTCAACGCCTCTGTAGCCGCCGCTCTTGCGATGTTCGAATGGGCACGCAGTGTAGGGAAGATTTCATAAAACAGGAGAAAGTCATATGTACTTGGAATTGGTGAACAGTTATAAGACGACAAGAAAGTACGGCGAAGATATAAAGCCGCGTCTTCCAGTGAGCGAAACACAGATAACCGAGGCGGAGGAGCGTCTCGGCATCTCATTTCCTCCGGAACTGCGCGCCATACTCCTGGAAATGGACGGCGACTGCAACTTTCTGTTAGCGCTGGAAGAGATTATCGAATACAACGAGGCTATGCCCTCTGAGTGGTGGTTCGCCGGAGCGAAGCCGCTCTTCATCGCTACAGATGGCTCTGGCGGCCTTTACGGCTATGCAGTGAAGGACGGCGGCGCGGAAAACTCAAAGCTCGTTTTCTGGGATCACGAGACGGGCGAAATTTCAGACTGTGAAGGCGCGTCCTCTGATTCTCTCTATGAATTGATAAAGCAGTTTTACGATGTCAGCTTCAGCGAATTTTTGGACGGCGTCAGGCCTTAAAGAGCGGCGCTAAGAGGCGCGGAATGTTGCTGGCCGCCGTCGCCCCGTTCCTGAGGCGCCTTACATACAAAAAATGCCGGGAAGCCTGTTGTCATGGCTTTCCGGCATTTTTATACGGCCAAGCAATCAACAGAATGGAACAAACGGCATTTCAGTGGAACCTTCTAAGCCTTGTCTTCGCGGCTTCCGCACGTCCCCTCCCAGACGACTTTACGGTAATTTTCCGGATCAGTTGCTCCCTCGGTGGAGAATAGCAAGACGCGCGAGTCCTTGCCGATTTTGAGTTTTTCGCGAAGCGTCGCCAATTCGCCGCCGCGCATGAGCGCGTAGAGAAAGCCGAGCGGCGCTGCGCCGGACTCGCCGGATATGACGCGCGGGTCGCCCGGCAGGGGGGCTCCAAGAATGCGCATCCCGTCCGCCGCGACTCGGTCTGGCAGCGAGGCGAAGGCGGCAACTTTGTCTTTGAGTATCTGCCACGAAGTTATGCTGGGCTCGCCGCACGCGAGCCCGGCCATAATAGTCTTCATGTCGCCGCCGACCGTCCTTATTTCTCCGTCGCCGGCGCACGCCGACCTGTACAGACAGTCGGCTTGGTCCGACTCCACAACGACGAAGACAGGCGTGTCTTTAAGATATTTGTTAGAGAAGTAGCCGACTACGGCGCCAGCGAGCGATCCCACGCCCGCCTGCACGAACACGTGCGTCGGCGCGGCCCCGGCGGAGCGCTCAAACTGCTCGCCGGCCTCCATCGCCATAGTGCCGTAACCCTGCATTATCCACGACGGTATCTCTTCATATCCCTCCCACGCCGTGTCCTGTATCAGCACGCCGCCCGGCGTCTCGCTCGCGGCCTTCGCCGCCTTGCGCACGCAGTCGTCGTAGTTTAATTCTTCTATCGTCGTGAGCGCGCCCTCTGCGCGGATATTTTCGAAACGCGCCGCCTGCGAACCCTTCGGCATCATAATCACCGACTTCTGTCCGAGCATCTTCGCCGCCCATGCTACGCCGCGCCCGTGGTTGCCGTCCGTAGCGCTGAAAAACGTTATCTCTCCTGTCTCCTCTTTCAATCCGCCGGAGGTGAGCTCGCCGTATCCGAGCTCTTCAACGGGGCGGCCAGTGATCTTGGAGACGTAGCGCGCCATGGCGAAAGAGCCTCCGAGCACCTTGAAAGCGTTGAGGCCGAAACGGTAAGATTCATCCTTAACGCAGAGCTTACCGACTCCGAGGAAACCGGCGAGCCCGTCGAGAACCGCGAGCGGCGTTTCTTTATATTGCGGAAAACTCTCGTGGAACGAGCGCGCCGCCTCTACATTCCGAAGCGACATTATCTCAAGCTTCCCGCCGCCTCTCGGCATTCTGTTGTCCGTCCACTTGATGCCGTACATCCTTACTCCCCCTCGTGCGATTGTGTGCATGATATCCTGAATATAGCAACGGCCTCCCGGGCCGTCAACGGCGGAAAACTCCGCCTGCGGAAACTGGCGCGTGCTCTATGTGCAGATTTCCCGGCCGTAAAAAATTTTTTCGATTCGTTGTTGACATTATGGCGGATTCATATATAATACTCCCTGTCCGGCCCGATTGGGGTATGGTGCAACGGCAGCACGCCTGACTCTGGATCAGGTAATCGAGGTTCAAATCCTTGTACCCCAGCCACTTACTTAGTAAGACGGTCCCTTCGTCTAGGGGCCCAGGACGGCGGGTTCTCAGCCCGTTAACAGGAGTTCGAATCTCCTAGGGACTGCCAAAATAAATGAGAGAGCGGAATGCCTTCTGGTGTTCCGCTCTCTCATTATAAAGTATAAAATTTATTATGAGCCGTGAATTTTAAGAATACTGCCAGGAGAGTAAAATTTCCAGCCTGTGCGTGCGTATCGCGAATCTCTGCCCAAAAATGTTTTTATGCAAATGAACAAAGAAAACATTCTTGGCAGACGCTGTTAGTGAAAAGCGGCGGCCGCCGTTCAATGCGTAATTTTACAGTGCCGTTCGAGTAAGATTCATGTTATGCAGCCGAGCCGACGTTTGAAAGGCATAATTTAAATTATATGAGCATATCGAGTACTTTAATTAAGTAAATCAATCGGAATGCTTTTATAAACGAAATTTTGCGTTAAATTTACTATATAATGCGTTTTTAGAGAAATTGCTTTTATATATGCGTAATATGTGCCTATTTAACGGCTTGCGGTATATTTTATACAAATGCGTGAAAATTGACGCAATTAAAAAATGCCGCTAAAATCTATTAATGTATTGTGAAATATCTTCTAACTATAGAAGCTCTGGGAGGGGGTGACTTCATTGGCGGATAATCTTGCACAGGAAATTCGGGAGCAGGAGGCTTTGGCGAAGAGCATCGTCTCTGACGCGAAGGCTGAAGCAGCGAAAATGATCGCCGCCGCTCAGTCCGAGGCGGAGCAGTCTGTCAAGAGCACAAAACAGCAGTGTCACAGGCAGTGGCGCGAAAGGGTGGCGGAGGCCGAAAAAGAGGCGGAAGCCAGGGCTCTTGAGATAACGCAGAAGGGCGAAAACGACGCGAAAGCGTTTTACGAAAGTAAGAAAAGAGATACGGACGAAGTAGCAAACTGGCTGGTTAGTGAGGTGATGGCGGCTTATGGCTCTCGCTGAAATGTGTAAGGCGCGGATAGCTGTACATAAATCCGTAGCCGATGAATTAGCGGCCGGCCTTCAGGCGCTGGGGTGCTGCGAATTTGCCGGGAAGAACGGCGATCCGTCCGTTCGCGCGGAGGCTATTGAACCGTTGCGTGAGCGGAAGCGCCGTATCGACGAGCTGATTGGAGACGCCAAGTTTATTATTCGCCTTTTGGAGCCGTACGAAAGCAAGAGCGGCGGATCCTTGGGCAAAATGCTGAGCGGCGCTCCGGCCCGTACCTTCGGCGAATTGGCCGCGAAGATTGACGAACAGAAATTCGCAAAACTTACTTCCTCGATGAGGGAGGCTGAAAGGGAGCTCACCGAAACCCGAGCGGAGCTTTCCAGGCTGAAGGGGCTCCAGACCCAGATCGTTTTGCTTGAGAAGATCAAATACCCGCTTGAATTTTTTACTACGGGCACCGAAAGCGTAGCGGGCGCTATCTACGGAGTTCAGAAGAATTCAGCCGCCGCGATGCGCGCGAAAATCTCCGAGACGCTTGGAGATTTGGCCGAGATACAGGAAATTCCAGGGGCCGAGAAGGACCCGAGCACCGTGTTCGCAGTACTTTACCGTAAGAGCGACTCGGACAGGCTTCTCGAAGTCGCGTCGGAGTTCGGAGCTGCGCGTATAGAGGTTCCTAAGGACTTCACTCTTACCTCGGCTGAAGAAAAAGAACGTATCAACGGGCAGATAGCGGCGTGCGAGGCGAAGGAAAACGATATCGCCGAGCGTCTGACGGCGCGCGCAGATTCAGCGCTTGAGGCCGCACGCGAGCACTGCGACTACTGGAGCATAGTGAGCCGCAGACTTGAGGCGATGGAGTCCGGCGAGCCGACGGACGACGTGCTGATATGGGACCTGTGGACTCCGAGGACGGAGCTGCAGAAGGTCAGCGCCGCTGTCGCTCGTTACGAAGCCTACACCGAGTTTGCTGAGGTCGAGCCGGACGACGGCGAAGAACCTCCGTCGCTGCTCAGGAACCCGTCGTGGTCCGCGTGCCTCGAGCCGCTTACGATAATGTACGGAACGCCGACCTACGGCAAGATCGACCCGACCACGCACATGGCCCCGTTCTTCTTCCTTTTTATGGGGATATGCTTCGGGGATGCGGGGTACGGGCTTGTCGTTGCGGCGATTCTAGGTTATTTCCTGATACGCTACCAGCTTCCGCCGACGCTTCGCAAGTTTTTCGTGATGATGGTCGCCGGCATGATGGTGGCGGTCGCCTTCGGCGCGATAACGGTGTCGTGGTTCGGCGATTCGCTTACGGTTTTCCCGTTCCTCAGCGGCGTCGCTCCTGTCGCGTCAAAAATCCAGCTGCTGAACCCGATGGGCGATCCTATAACGATGCTGACGATTTCGCTCGTTCTCGGCTTTGTGCAGATACTGTATGGACTTCTGCTGGCCTTCTATCAGAACTGGAAGGCCGGAGACAAGTTCGCCGCCTGCGCCGACCAGGGCGGATGGATACTGCTTCTGTGCGGTCTCGTGCTGTTTGGGTGCGCGGCCGGCGGCTATGCTCCTGGTTCGATGCTGCTGCCTGGCAAGGTCGTTTCTATATTAGGGGCGGTCGTCCTCGTGGCGACGCAGGGCAGGGAGAAGCCCAGCCTTTTCGGCAAGCTCTTCTCCGGCGTCATGAGCCTCTATAACGTTACGGGCTATCTGGGCGACGTGCTCAGCTACAGCCGCCTTCTGGCGCTCGGCCTCGGCTCCGCCGCTGTAGGCATGGTCATCAACCTTCTAGCGGGACTCGTTTCCGGCGTTCCGTACGTCGGCATCGTACTGGCGGTGCTCCTCTTCGTTCTCGGGCACCTGTTCAGCATCGCCGTCAACATTCTCGGAGCGTTCATACATCCGCTGAGGCTCCAGTATGTCGAGTTCTTCGGCAAGTTCTACGACGCCTCTGGGCGCAATTTCTCACCGCTCAACAACGCGGCTCAGTATTCCCGCATTACGGAAGAGTCTTCCGCAAGCTAACGATAAGCAGACGCAACACAATTTTTCAAGGAGGTAAAGTATACTATGGAAACAATTCTCGCAACAATGGGTGAACAGCTTGGACAGATGCTGGTTATTCTCGGAGCGGCGCTAGCGGTCGGCTTCGCCGGTTCGGGGTCGGCGTGGGGTATAGGCCTCGCGAACGAAGCGGCCGCCGGAATAATGACCGAGGATCCCAAGAAATTCGGTTACGCGCTCGTCCTTCTCGCCCTTCCCGGTACTCAGGGTATCTACGGCCTGCTTGTGGCCGTCCTCGCCATGCAGAAGTCGGGACTTCTCGGCGGCGGCGCCGCGCTGACCGTATGGCAGGGACTCGGCATCTGCTTCGCCTGTCTCCCCATAGCGATAGTCGGTTTCTATTCCGCTATTTGGCAGGGTAAGTCGTCCGCCGCTTCGATACTTATGATAGCGAAGCGTCCCGAGGAAATCGGTAAAGCGGTCATCCTCCCCGCCATGTGCGAAACCTACGCGGTCTTCGGCCTGCTTATCAGTATTCTGTTGCTCAACGGAATCCAGCTCTAAGCAAAGAAGCTGAACGTCATGTCTTTAGCTCAGATTACGGAAAAGATCAGGAACGACGCTCAGAAAGAGGCGGACGAGATCCTTTCTAAGGCCAAGGCTCAGGCCGGCTCCATAACAGGCAAGGCTGAGAAGGAGTGCGGCGAGATAAAGGCAGGATTCGACGCCCGTTTTGAAGCGGAACGTCCCGAGATCATAAAACGCGGTGAAATTGTCGCCAATATAGACGTGAGCAAGATGATGCTGCGCGCCAAGCGCGATCTCATCGACGACGTGTACCGCGGCGCGCTCGAAAAAATGAAAGAGCTCCCGGAGGACCGGTACCTCTCCTTCTGCTCCGCCCTTCTGGACGGAGGCGTGACTGCCAAGGACGAAGAGGTAGTGGTTGGAAACGGAGAGAAGTATATCGACGCGGCGTGGATAGATTCTTACAACTCCGCTCACGGGACGAAGCTTTCCCTCTCGGATGAAAAGGCCGGCATATCGGGCGGCTTCATACTCAGGAGAGGCAGAATCAGCGTGAACTGTTCATGGGAGATGCTGCTTAAAGTTTCCCAGGAAAAACAGGAATCTGACGTTGTAAAGCGTTTGTTCCCGTCGGCGTGATGAGGAGGTGGCCTGATGTCATATAAGGAGGCTTACGGATATGCTGTGGCGCGAATACGCGCTATGGAGCTTCGCCTTCTTGACGCCTCTGTCTTCACAAGGCTGCTGGACGCCGATGATACGGCCTCCGTTATGAAAATCCTTGGGGAGACCTCCTACGCGGCAGCGCTGACATCGGTCTCGGGCGACGGAGGCTTCGACAAGGTCCTCGAAACGGTGCTGCACGACACCTACGAGGAGATCAACTCGTTCGCTCCGCAGAAGGAGCTCGTCGCCCTGCTTAGGCTGCCGTACGACTTCAGCAACGCAAAAGTCATGCTGAAGAGCGTTTTCAGCGTAAGGAGCGGAGGAAAGAAGCGGTGGGACCTTCTCACATCGCTGGGTTCGTACCCTGTCGACAAGCTTATCTCCGACGTGGAGACCGAGGACTATCAGCTCCTTCCGTTCGGGCTCAACACGCTCTTCCCGAAATGCCTTTCAGTCTGGGAACAGAGCAGGGATGTGCTAGAGACGGAACGCCTCCTCGACAAGCAGATGTTCGCGGTGATGCTGGAGCAGGCCGAGAAGCTGGCTGTGCCGGAGGTCGTCGATTGGGTCAAGATCAGGATTGACGGCGAGAACATCCGTTCGCTGGTGAGGCTGAAGCGCTTCGGCTTCGACGCCGGACGCGCGCAGTCATTCCTCCACGACGGCGGAAACATAGATCTCGCAACTCTTGCTCAAATGCTGCCCGAGCCCTTTGAGACGTGGGGGAGGATGATAGATTACTCCGACCTTGCCGGACTCTTTTCCTCAATAGACGCGGGGGCGTCCTTTGCGGACGTTACGATGAATCTCGAGCGCGAGCTCGACGACTTCTACCTCAGAACAGTTCTCGGAAGCCGCTACAGCTCCAGCGCCCCGTGCAACGTCATCGCCTACCTGTGGGCCAAGGAGCTCGAGGTTAAAAATATTCGCATGATCGCTGTTTCGAAGGCAAACGCCAAGGACGGCGGCCAGGTAAGGAGGCTTCTGCGTAATGTCGGCGCATAAGCAAAGAGCACCGATGGCGGCGGTCGGCAGCTATGAAAGCATACTGCCCTTCAAGGCGATAGGGCTTGACGTTGTGATCGTCACTGAAGAAAACAACGACGCCGTTCCGCAGACTCTGAATAAGTTCGCGCGCGCGGGATACGCCGCGCTGTTCCTGGAAGAGGCTCTTTACGCCAAATTCACGGAGGCCGTGGACGAAATAAACGAGTATTCCGATATCAGCATAATTCCCGTGCCGAATCAGAGCGGGTCGATGAACGTCGGTCTCCGCACGATTCGCCGCAACGTCGAGCGCGCTGTCGGAATGGACATATTCGGTGATAAATGATGATTATGATGGAGGCGATTTAATTTGACCACACCAAACGCCGTTACCGGATATATTGAAAAGATATCCGGCCCGCTTGTTATAGCCGGCGGCATGGCAGGCGCGTGTATGTTCGACGTCGTTAAAGTCGGAAAAGCCGGCCTTGTCGGTGAAATAATAGAGCTTAAAGACGATCAGGCGTCCGTCCAGGTTTACGAGGAAACGTCTGGACTCGCTCCCGGCGAGCCGGTCGTGAGCACGGGAGAGCCGCTCTCCGTCGAGCTCGCTCCGGGACTGATAGAGGAATTTTTCGACGGCATCCAGCGCCCGCTTGAAGCCATCCAGGAGAAGGCGCAGAGTCCCTACATCCTCAGAGGGATCAGCGTTCCGGCGGTTAGCCGTACGCGTAAGTGGGCTTTTGAACCTGCAGCCAGGGAGGGCGAAGAGGTCGGCCCCGGGGACGTAGTCGGTATAGTGAAAGAGACTGTTCTCGTTGAGCATAAGATCATGGTTCCGCATGGAGTGGAAGGCGTCGTAAAAGAAATACGGCACGGAGAGTTTACAGTCGAGGAGACCGTGGCGGTCGTCGTCGATAAGAACGGCACAGAGCATGAGATAAAGATGCTCCAGCGCTGGCCGGTCCGTACGCCGCGCCCCGTCGTTAAGCGTCTTCCGCCTGAGGTGCCGCTCACGACCGGGCAGCGTGTCGTAGACACCTTCTTCCCGATAGCGCGCGGAGGCACCGCCTGCGTCCCCGGACCGTTCGGCTCGGGCAAGACGGTCATCCAGCATCAGCTCGCCAAGTGGGCCGACGCGGAAATCGTCGTCTACATCGGATGCGGCGAACGCGGAAACGAGATGACGGACGTTCTTCTCGAATTTCCCGAACTCGAAGACCCGCGCTCTGGGCAGCCGCTTATGAAGAGAACGCTGCTTATAGCGAACACCTCGAACATGCCCGTCGCCGCGCGCGAAGCGTCCATATACACCGGTATCACGATCGCTGAGTACTTCCGCGACATGGGATATTCAGTAGCGCTTATGGCGGACTCCACCTCGCGCTGGGCCGAGGCTCTCCGCGAAATGTCGGGACGCCTTGAGGAAA encodes the following:
- the uvrA gene encoding excinuclease ABC subunit UvrA, which codes for MEQEIKITGARQHNLKNVSVNIPKNKLVVVTGPSGSGKSSLAFDTIYAEGQRRYVESLSSYARQFLGMSDKPDVDDITGLSPAISIEQKGTGHNPRSTVGTVTEIYDYLRLLFGRAGTPHCPKCGREVHRYSVDEIIDLIFKEYDGKPLEIYSPVVKGKKGEYRNLLLKLHQQGYMRARIDGTLYWLEEAVELDKKRRHTIECLIDRMKVREDNRLRLSEAVEMALKLSDGFVLLVSDGMPDNELTEKYVCPVCEISLPDIEPRLFSFNAPVGACPDCGGLGFHMHFSPELAVNPELPLAEGGFIPWKAMKHMIQKAEKLAEKKGWDISKPFGELPREAQEALLYGSDEVLPLVFTDRHGDWEYNGKYIGLIPWIEKRYNETESENYKEELDRYRVEDVCATCKGARLKPEALAVTLGGYNIRQLTEMPVDELIKVLDGLVLGEREQKIVGVALIEVRKRLAFLNDVGAGYLSLSRRADTLSGGESQRIRLASQIGSQLTGVLYVLDEPTIGLHPRDTNRLLDTLRAIRDIGNTVLVVEHDRDTMAAADHILELGPGAGERGGELIADGSAEEIMKGNSSTALYLRGEADGTYMPHPQRRKPSSFVKVRGARENNLKKLNIDIPLNTFACLSGVSGSGKSTLLYEILYKGLRGKFDRDFRERPGRFDSITGYEPLRNIVLVDQSPIGRTPRSNPATYTGVFTYIREFFSELQESKLRGYQPGRFSFNVKGGRCEACNGDGVIKVSMLFLPDVYVKCDVCKGKRYNRETLEVKYKGLSIADVLELTVDEATEFFGAVPRIANKLKTIQEAGLGYIRLGQPATTLSGGEAQRVKLATELGKKFRGNTLYLLDEPTTGLHYTDVKKLLILLHKLVEQGNSVLAIEHNLDVLASADYIMDLGPEGGKGGGKLIAKGTPEEVAKANGPTSKYLAQFLAEIRKGA
- the rlmB gene encoding 23S rRNA (guanosine(2251)-2'-O)-methyltransferase RlmB, which codes for MEKFRKKGEKPAVREAAADGELCWGRNPVISLLEVSPERCMKVLLSETMQPHIKTKIISLCCDNGITFQNVAQAALDRLTGGENHQGTAAYLTQAKLWDADELIASLPPAPEPVMVLLCDHVQDPHNLGAMIRSAEAAGASAVLIPKRGGCLPTGTVVKTSAGASLRLPAALTGNVAQTVRKLQEAGLWVTGLDMDGRDTLFREDLPPRSAIVVGAEGNGLGTATAKACDDVRYIPMLGAAGSLNASVAAALAMFEWARSVGKIS
- a CDS encoding SMI1/KNR4 family protein; protein product: MYLELVNSYKTTRKYGEDIKPRLPVSETQITEAEERLGISFPPELRAILLEMDGDCNFLLALEEIIEYNEAMPSEWWFAGAKPLFIATDGSGGLYGYAVKDGGAENSKLVFWDHETGEISDCEGASSDSLYELIKQFYDVSFSEFLDGVRP
- the dpaL gene encoding diaminopropionate ammonia-lyase; this encodes MYGIKWTDNRMPRGGGKLEIMSLRNVEAARSFHESFPQYKETPLAVLDGLAGFLGVGKLCVKDESYRFGLNAFKVLGGSFAMARYVSKITGRPVEELGYGELTSGGLKEETGEITFFSATDGNHGRGVAWAAKMLGQKSVIMMPKGSQAARFENIRAEGALTTIEELNYDDCVRKAAKAASETPGGVLIQDTAWEGYEEIPSWIMQGYGTMAMEAGEQFERSAGAAPTHVFVQAGVGSLAGAVVGYFSNKYLKDTPVFVVVESDQADCLYRSACAGDGEIRTVGGDMKTIMAGLACGEPSITSWQILKDKVAAFASLPDRVAADGMRILGAPLPGDPRVISGESGAAPLGFLYALMRGGELATLREKLKIGKDSRVLLFSTEGATDPENYRKVVWEGTCGSREDKA
- a CDS encoding V-type ATP synthase subunit I, with the protein product MLSGAPARTFGELAAKIDEQKFAKLTSSMREAERELTETRAELSRLKGLQTQIVLLEKIKYPLEFFTTGTESVAGAIYGVQKNSAAAMRAKISETLGDLAEIQEIPGAEKDPSTVFAVLYRKSDSDRLLEVASEFGAARIEVPKDFTLTSAEEKERINGQIAACEAKENDIAERLTARADSALEAAREHCDYWSIVSRRLEAMESGEPTDDVLIWDLWTPRTELQKVSAAVARYEAYTEFAEVEPDDGEEPPSLLRNPSWSACLEPLTIMYGTPTYGKIDPTTHMAPFFFLFMGICFGDAGYGLVVAAILGYFLIRYQLPPTLRKFFVMMVAGMMVAVAFGAITVSWFGDSLTVFPFLSGVAPVASKIQLLNPMGDPITMLTISLVLGFVQILYGLLLAFYQNWKAGDKFAACADQGGWILLLCGLVLFGCAAGGYAPGSMLLPGKVVSILGAVVLVATQGREKPSLFGKLFSGVMSLYNVTGYLGDVLSYSRLLALGLGSAAVGMVINLLAGLVSGVPYVGIVLAVLLFVLGHLFSIAVNILGAFIHPLRLQYVEFFGKFYDASGRNFSPLNNAAQYSRITEESSAS
- a CDS encoding V-type ATP synthase subunit K translates to METILATMGEQLGQMLVILGAALAVGFAGSGSAWGIGLANEAAAGIMTEDPKKFGYALVLLALPGTQGIYGLLVAVLAMQKSGLLGGGAALTVWQGLGICFACLPIAIVGFYSAIWQGKSSAASILMIAKRPEEIGKAVILPAMCETYAVFGLLISILLLNGIQL
- a CDS encoding V-type ATP synthase subunit E family protein, translating into MSLAQITEKIRNDAQKEADEILSKAKAQAGSITGKAEKECGEIKAGFDARFEAERPEIIKRGEIVANIDVSKMMLRAKRDLIDDVYRGALEKMKELPEDRYLSFCSALLDGGVTAKDEEVVVGNGEKYIDAAWIDSYNSAHGTKLSLSDEKAGISGGFILRRGRISVNCSWEMLLKVSQEKQESDVVKRLFPSA
- a CDS encoding V-type ATPase subunit translates to MSYKEAYGYAVARIRAMELRLLDASVFTRLLDADDTASVMKILGETSYAAALTSVSGDGGFDKVLETVLHDTYEEINSFAPQKELVALLRLPYDFSNAKVMLKSVFSVRSGGKKRWDLLTSLGSYPVDKLISDVETEDYQLLPFGLNTLFPKCLSVWEQSRDVLETERLLDKQMFAVMLEQAEKLAVPEVVDWVKIRIDGENIRSLVRLKRFGFDAGRAQSFLHDGGNIDLATLAQMLPEPFETWGRMIDYSDLAGLFSSIDAGASFADVTMNLERELDDFYLRTVLGSRYSSSAPCNVIAYLWAKELEVKNIRMIAVSKANAKDGGQVRRLLRNVGA
- a CDS encoding V-type ATP synthase subunit F, whose amino-acid sequence is MSAHKQRAPMAAVGSYESILPFKAIGLDVVIVTEENNDAVPQTLNKFARAGYAALFLEEALYAKFTEAVDEINEYSDISIIPVPNQSGSMNVGLRTIRRNVERAVGMDIFGDK